Proteins co-encoded in one Theileria equi strain WA chromosome 3, complete sequence genomic window:
- a CDS encoding uncharacterized protein (encoded by transcript BEWA_008660A): MGTLKTFGVLLFALLLSSSQCYYLSHTINSIDNAKLATRENHPIHKVGSEKDKGGIVIADKAEYRITDIEDKNERITVIVENWSSIVVYVVFITTAFALTVLSISRVIEDKIENAQDAFLKNAYNMCFKQIALISVINLVLWLTLQTRIAKKLDSIFVKEVLEKGHLDKDVSIVEPIFESLLSISIMLLAWYIVYAIYFQFVVRRLIAWMRITDNSDVLTLSKEIEFLERRCFSPIFHKHTFDKGNFIANRYEFIDNINSMSIPRVDPGGYYFMEYLRANMFDLSVNMLKFPLEALFIVMISALIFKKTFTFKGRNEVVIICTLSIVCAIAMVFLSVHLSMIEQKLYPKNLSKYLILKHNTSDWDISRQYNDPTLPSYKIDVDANESGNDLSKLIKEDSPATKHENLFYLKSKGPVVLLKLFEITCYTFLIILSLWVYLIQQHSETWLTTFRVGNAIMGGSLLVISGLVPKVFYSLIVVSKTGMMVDLNTLSTVWESHKSNNTRHAIELIDALNLDSVVSSITRNGDTYWRHLLAKFRTSPLAIQKQIYEMWNALDNKGRGVIDMPQILRFISSQGIKTSPKKRIRDFVKVFTREQPYKLNEEEFLVMGLIIKQIIVIPLDRSQMKLLFEDVYGIPWTSPCGMDSDSLQKILKHLGIKWSEGDRRHLLDFLSGGNCDGMSAESFIERLASVEELLQPTNYNNLVSEV; the protein is encoded by the exons ATGGGTACCCTTAAAACCTTTGGAGTACTCCTGTTTGCCCTATTGCTGAGTAGTAGTCAATGCTATTACTTGAGTCATACGATAAATAGCATTGATAATGCAAAGCTTGCAACAAGAGAAAATCATCCTATACACAAGGTGGGTTctgaaaaggataaaggTGGTATAGTGATTGCGGATAAGGCAGAATATAGAATAACAGATAtagaggataaaaatgagaGAATTACAGTTATAGTAGAGAATTGGAGTAGTATAGTTGTATACGTAGTATTTATTACAACCGCGTTTGCTTTGACAGTCTTATCTATAAGCAGAGTAATTGAAgataaaatagaaaatgcACAAGATGCATTTCTAAAAAATGCATACAATATGTGTTTTAAACAAATCGCATTAATCAGTGTCATTAATTTGGTTTTATGGCTAACTTTACAAACAAGGATTGCCAAAAAATTGGACAGTATATTTGTAAAAGAGGTTCTGGAAAAGGGACATTTAGACAAGGATGTATCCATTGTGGAGCCTATATTTGAAAGTTTGCTTTCTATCTCCATCATGCTACTTGCATGGTATATAGTATACgcaatatattttcaatttGTTGTGAGGAGATTAATAGCTTGGATGAGGATAACTGATAACTCAGATGTCTTAACACTATCTAAGGAGATTgaatttttggaaagaaGGTGCTTTTCACCTATATTCCATAAGCATACCTTTGACAAGGGAAACTTCATCGCAAATAGATACGAGTTTATCGATAATATAAATAGTATGAGTATACCAAGGGTGGATCCAGGAGGCTATTATTTTATGGAGTATTTAAGAGCCAACATGTTTGATCTTTCGGTTAACATGCTCAAGTTTCCCCTTGAAGCGTTGTTTATAGTTATGATATCCGCATTAATTTTCAAGAAAACTTTTACTTttaaaggaagaaatgaAGTTGTTATAATCTGCACACTCAGTATCGTTTGTGCTATCGCAATGGTTTTTTTGTCAGTTCACCTATCGATGATAGAGCAGAAATTATATCCAAAGAACTTATCCAAATATCTCATACTTAAGCATAACACAAGCGACTGGGATATTTCTAGACAATATAACGATCCAACACTACCTAGTTACAAAATAGATGTCGATGCAAACGAATCCGGAAATGATTTGAGCAAATTAATAAAGGAAGATTCCCCAGCAACAAAACATGAGAACTTATTCTACCTTAAGTCTAAAGGTCCAGTCGTACTTCTTAAGCTTTTTGAG ATAACTTGCTACACATTCTTGATCATCCTCTCTCTTTGGGTGTATCTTATACAACAACACAGTGAAACTTGGTTGACTACCTTCCGTGTCGGTAATGCCATAATGGGAGGTTCTCTGTTAGTAATATCTGGTCTAGTTCCAAAGGTATTTTATTCCCTTATTGTGGTTAGCAAGACCGGAATGATGGTAGACTTGAATACCTTGTCAACGGTTTGGGAATCTCACAAATCTAACAATACTAGGCACGCAATTGAGTTGATCGATGCCCTAAATTTGGATTCTGTAGTTTCTTCAATTACTAGAAACGGTGATACTTACTGGAGGCATTTATTGGCAAAATTTAGAACATCTCCACTTGCAATACAGAAGCAAATATATGAAATGTGGAACGCACTAGATAATAAAGGAAGAGGTGTGATTGATATGCCCCAAATTTTACGCTTCATTTCCTCTCAAGGCATAAAAACTTCACCAAAGAAACGAATAAGG GATTTCGTAAAGGTATTCACAAGAGAGCAACCGTATAAACtgaatgaagaagagtttttGGTAATGGGCTTGATAATAAAGCAAATTATTGTCATTCCACTTGACCGATCCCAAATGAAG TTACTTTTCGAAGATGTGTATGGAATACCATGGACATCTCCGTGCGGAATGGATTCGGATAGTCTCCAAAAGATACTCAAACAC CTTGGAATAAAATGGAGCGAAGGGGACAGAAGACACCTGCTGGACTTTTTGAGTGGTGGCAATTGCGATGGAATGTCAGCCGAGAGTTTTATAGAAAGATTGGCATCAGTAGAAGAGTTATTACAACCTACTAACTACAACAATTTGGTGTCTGAGGTATAA
- a CDS encoding hypothetical protein (encoded by transcript BEWA_008670A) — MKMDPAKTKKKRKRSKEAAERHRLKYLEILKRRAKGRQESKTDSRNDATNSHNSALKPVKICRYYYRNGSCVHGESCSFSHTCIPLKSKDLKLCQFYIKMPSECKYTAAECKYSHEPRLFLCRSNVLHGICPNEGKCQFNHIPEDNIKVLDDTEKLKFCYNNKSFLANLLVKYLKDHSLLNTEISNYKTELDLICKAYDKIKDHGSIPWYLEYIFMILEKDLITSANT, encoded by the coding sequence ATGAAAATGGACCCTGCAAAAActaaaaagaagagaaagCGTTCCAAGGAAGCCGCAGAAAGGCATAGACTCAAATACTTGGAAATCTTGAAAAGGAGAGCAAAGGGACGTCAAGAGAGTAAAACGGATTCCAGGAATGACGCCACAAATTCTCACAATAGCGCATTGAAACCAGTAAAAATCTGCAGATACTACTATCGCAATGGCAGTTGCGTGCATGGAGAATCATGTAGCTTTTCACACACATGTATTCCACTCAAGTCAAAAGATCTCAAGCTCTGCCAGTTTTACATTAAAATGCCAAGTGAATGCAAATACACAGCAGCTGAGTGTAAATACTCACATGAACCTCGTTTGTTCTTGTGCCGATCTAATGTATTGCATGGAATATGTCCAAATGAAGGTAAATGTCAATTTAACCATATCCCAGAAGACAATATTAAAGTACTGGATGATACAGAAAAGCTCAAATTTTGCTACAATAACAAAAGCTTTCTGGCTAATTTGCTAGTCAAATACCTCAAGGATCACTCTCTGCTAAACACTGAAATTTCAAACTATAAAACTGAGCTCGATCTAATCTGCAAAGCCTACGACAAGATTAAGGATCATGGATCGATTCCTTGGTATCTAGAATATATATTCATGATTCTAGAAAAGGATTTGATTACATCTGCTAATACATAG
- a CDS encoding hypothetical protein (encoded by transcript BEWA_008680A): protein MGKRCKKKHKGLGHNRSQKRGVRDLKHRAKDLDQIYESLLKAKSGDNQQEDPQYEVHGQGRFYCQFCDRYFLDEKSIQSHSNEKTHKRRVKALMDFTPHQP from the exons ATGGGAAAGCGTTGCAAGAAGAAACATAAGGGATTAGGACATAATCGCTCCCAGAAAAGGGGAGTCAGGGACCTGAAGCACAGAGCGAAGGATTTAGATCAAA TATATGAATCGCTTTTGAAGGCAAAATCCGGTGACAATCAACAAGAAGATCCGCAATACGAAGTTCATGGCCAAG GAAGATTCTATTGTCAGTTCTGTGATCGCTATTTTTTGGACGAAAAGTCAATTCAATCGCATTCTAATGAAAAGACGCACAAAAGACGTGTAAAGGCACTTATGGATTTCACGCCGCACCAGCCTTAG
- a CDS encoding protein kinase domain-containing protein (encoded by transcript BEWA_008700A) gives MEESTSNKRRRLSESAKFYRICFLSQNRNFIPQILQYLHPKDVITHCILVNKTWKKAILESQIWNFYESKYGILSRLAFNPNKILCERRSKGKLYVGLYLGCKEQMNYTSHSKTSTEHISKKTVESHSEIKDRSVNIGADNLENSKKVCIRCIDLSLCNANSDDGVTTSCLRECAYLQKLSHPNIIKYYGAQVTENKIYIVTEYIEWNLNEYIKFVHRESVCKCEDYFKILIFPILKDILKAVEYLHSRNVMHRNIKPENIFVIFEDVENNLSGEIKYTSTKIGDIYMGRLTTYGKGSYTPEESKERSMSFRECRRMQYKAPEILLRSNMYGNEVDLWSVGNIFYELVCNKNLFTGTNEISLVWSIFKTIGFPGYMEVEHLPDNLYDRWSSITRKWNKIEREDVVKALNNIGYEDEMLNYYSKSGQRESFENLLLFCRNIGTTGLYILYGLLNMNGSSRLSAEYILKNEYFLEIGKGECSCFVDSMQPRQNTTSNFINKCLNYHQSDQLLMNLDIVKNVYGLKYSNPADTEIYNLRRYMIPMKDFNISLKDYRGFIVHWYLVVKKAFQLSNETIHFAIGYFLKYIHKEYKNNESEIFIEISVIYHIYISCLKIADRFNEKSQEYYKTNDADEYADFANKTLNMLPHIKAIYQEHYNTKAHGIYEVHKNKIIETEKRILTILNYDLSILTLHFYVHDYGKSMKICPESCMFKDVVFLSNICIHFSELDQFSDSLKAKVIWLISLYRHLSAGYKSEYMESIVDSTRQNNLTDKNFKSQALIPQAQNSDFTKKVRALCMTNPSPYKSKVYEDNLSLIEIQNSLYDISDLIISEVTCIMKKLDENEAIPAKDSLWDITKCIAYIEHFSTYEYEKLLMNGYLSMSSSNSGCHHLGNRYGISIPTKAAIVLLDKSFHEHAIKLGNQSCKQFVQLKV, from the exons ATGGAAGAATCCACGTCTAACAAAAGGCGTCGTCTAAGTGAGTCGGCTAAATTTTACAGAATATGCTTCCTTTCTCAAAATAGGAACTTTATACCTCAGATACTCCAGTATTTACATCCAAAGGATGTAATAACACACTGTATATTGGTAAATAAAACTTGGAAGAAGGCTATACTGGAGTCACAGATTTGGAATTTTTATGAAAGTAAATACGGAATATTGTCCAGGCTGGCATTTAACCCTAACAAAATACTCTGCGAAAGACGCTCAAAAGGGAAGTTATATGTAGGTCTATATCTCGGTTGTAAAGAACAAATGAATTATACATCACATTCTAAAACATCTACCGAACATATTAGCAAGAAAACTGTAGAAAGTCATTCGGAAATAAAAGATAGGAGTGTTAATATAGGTGCGGATAATCTTGAAAATAGCAAAAAGGTATGCATAAGATGCATAGATTTATCCCTCTGTAATGCAAATTCTGATGATGGAGTTACAACTTCATGCCTAAGAGAGTGTGCATACTTACAAAAATTATCACATCCtaatataataaaatacTACGGAGCCCAAGTGACAgaaaacaaaatatacattgTTACAGAATACATAGAATGGAATTTAAACGAATACATTAAATTTGTACACAGGGAATCTGTTTGTAAATGTGAGgattattttaaaatacttATATTTCCGATTTTGAAGGACATTTTGAAAGCTGTAGAGTATTTACATAGCAGGAATGTAATGCATAGAAACATAAAACCTGAAAATATATTCGTTATATTCGAAGATGTAGAAAATAATCTTAGTGGAGAAATTAAATATACTTCTACAAAGATAGGAGATATTTACATGGGAAGGCTGACTACGTATGGAAAAGGATCTTACACTCCAGAAGAGTCTAAGGAAAGGTCAATGAGTTTTAGAGAATGCAGAAGAATGCAATATAAAGCACCGGAAATACTTTTACGTAGCAACATGTATGGAAACGAAGTGGATCTGTGGTCAGTAGGAAATATATTTTACGAACTTGTTTGTAATAAGAACCTCTTCACTGGCACAAATGAAATTAGTTTGGTTTGGAGCATATTTAAAACTATAGGTTTTCCAGGGTATATGGAAGTTGAACATTTACCTGACAACTTGTACGATAGGTGGTCTTCCATTACAAGAAAATGGAACAAAATTGAGCGTGAAGATGTAGTCAAAGCATTAAATAACATAGgatatgaagatgaaatgtTAAACTACTATTCTAAATCTGGTCAACGAGAAtcatttgaaaatttgttGCTATTTTGCAGGAATATTGGCACAACTGGgttatatattttgtatggaCTCTTAAATATGAACGGAAGTTCAAGGCTATCTGCAGAATATATACTTAaaaatgaatattttttggaaatagGTAAAGGTGAATGCAGCTGCTTTGTTGATAGTATGCAACCCAGACAAAATACAACAAGCAATTTCATAAATAAGTGTCTGAATTATCATCAGTCTGATCAGCTTCTAATGAATCTTGACATAGTAAAAAACGTTTATGGACTTAAGTATTCCAATCCTGCAGATACAGAAATATACAATCTGAGAAGATATATGATACCGATGAAAGATTTTAATATTTCACTAAAAGATTACAGGGGATTCATA GTACACTGGTATTTAGTTGTAAAAAAAGCTTTTCAACTCTCTAACGAAACTATTCATTTTGCCATAGGTTATTTTCTGAAGTATATCCACAAGGAATACAAGAACAACGAATCAGAAATTTTTATTGAAATTAGCGTAATATATCATATTTATATATCATGCTTGAAAATAGCGGATAGATTTAATGAGAAATCTCAAGAATACTACAAGACCAATGATGCAGATGAATATGCTGATTTTGCCAATAAAACATTGAATATGCTCCCACACATTAAAGCAATATATCAAGAACATTACAATACTAAAGCACACGGAATCTATGAGGTAcataaaaataaaatcatTGAAACGGAGAAGAGAATACTAACTATTCTCAACTATGACCTTTCAATTTTGACTCTGCACTTTTATGTCCATGACTATGGTAAAAGTATGAAAATATGTCCAGAATCCTGTATGTTTAAGGATGTAGTATTTTTAAGCAACATTTGCATACATTTTTCTGAGCTTGATCAATTTTCAGATTCGCTCAAGGCAAAAGTTATATGGCTTATTTCCCTGTATAGACACTTATCTGCTGGCTATAAAAGTGAATATATG GAAAGTATCGTAGATTCCACGAGACAGAATAATTTAACAGATAAAAATTTCAAATCGCAAGCTTTGATTCCGCAAGCACAAAATTCtgattttacaaaaaaGGTGCGAGCTTTGTGTATGACTAATCCCTCACCGTATAAATCAAAAGTCTATGAAGATAATTTGAGCTTAATAGAGATCCAGAATTCTTTATATGATATCTCTGATCTCATAATTTCTGAGGTGACATGcattatgaaaaaactaGATGAAAATGAGGCTATTCCTGCAAAGGACAGCTTATGGGACATAACAAAATGCATAGCATATATAGAGCATTTTTCCACCTATGAGTATGAAAAATTACTTATGAATGGATATTTAAGCATGTCTTCTTCAAATTCTGGTTGCCATCATCTGGGAAATAGATACGGAATAAGCATACCTACGAAAGCTGCCATTGTTCTTTTGGACAAATCGTTTCATGAACACGCTATTAAACTAGGTAACCAGTCTTGCAAACAATTTGTGCAACTTAAGGTGTAA
- a CDS encoding hypothetical protein (encoded by transcript BEWA_008710A), with protein sequence MDLSGSLDLSTTLGSKCFHSTPLTNIKWKIHPMVVFTILDSYMRREEGQHNVIGTLLGVVCEGNTVEITDSFVDRHSLTDEGLLQIIIDHHENMYELKQKVNPKEQVVGWFCTGSEMTELTCAVHGWFKQFNSVSKFYPQPNLYEPIHLLVDATCDSGSMMIKAYVQLPLTITKDAFFQFHEVDLELLVSPSDTAGMSTLLKSLDNWKNRKPLTRGVTPNTFGGALLRLRDLIDKCLKYVETAMESNGSVKIPPEIGRFLLKTVSTERLLKPQKLQQICEMSLQDNLMIAYLANLSNLQFALSEHLNASF encoded by the exons ATGGATTTAAGTGGTAGTTTAGATTTATCCACCACTTTGGGTTCCAAGTGTTTCCATAGTACCCCTCTGACCAACATAAAATGGAAGATCCATCCAATGGTTGTATTTACAATCCTAGATTCCTACATGAGGCGTGAAGAGGGACAACACAACGTCATAGGAACACTTTTGGGTGTGGTATGTGAAGGAAATACGGTCGAAATCACAGATTCCTTCGTCGATAGGCACTCTCTCACAGATGAG GGTCTTTTGCAAATTATCATTGATCATCATGAAAATATGTACGAACTTAAACAGAAGGTCAATCCAAAGGAACAAGTTGTCGGATG GTTCTGTACTGGATCAGAGATGACAGAATTAACATGCGCCGTGCATGGATGGTTCAAGCAATTTAACTCTGTCTCGAAATTTTATCCCCAACCGAATTTGTACGAGCCTATTCACCTCCTTGTAGATGCAACATGCGACTCGGGATCGATGATGATTAAG GCTTATGTTCAACTCCCATTGACTATCACCAAAGATGCCTTTTTTCAATTCCATGAAGTAGACTTGGAGCTTTTGGTTTCTCCATCTGATACTGCAGGAATGTCAACACTTTTAAAGTCCCTTGATAATTGGAAGAATCGCAAACCACTCACAAGAG GTGTTACTCCAAATACGTTTGGGGGTGCTCTGCTACGTTTGAGAGATCTCATTGACAAGTGCCTCAAATATGTGGAGACTGCAATG GAGAGTAATGGAAGTGTAAAGATTCCACCAGAGATTGGGAGATTTTTGTTAAAAACAGTTTCGACTGAGAGGTTACTAAAACCTCAAAAACTACAGCAAATATGTGAAATGTCACTCCAGGACAATTTGATG ATTGCTTATCTGGCAAATTTGTCCAACCTGCAATTTGCGCTGTCTGAGCATCTCAACGCTTCTTTCTAG
- a CDS encoding hypothetical protein (encoded by transcript BEWA_008720A): MPISTNSVYNSVFLEDRVFYNVMEDGLWYKKIICLVGFDDTLEECKALCMHLLTSLIDKGASVLKYPNKNLDSKLSSAIDYYLCNYSMGYDIRPKTALDSKFVTPIWLYSCSRDDTIYNTNTLPIFKANLTFYPLKFAYSGVKISVFGASRCITRDNTFRASDSVTRSIDSQIRYPSSFPGSFESGTNSASVSSRISTDNRDGMPSSFTKPAKVIKYNLDTIARFIRHCGFTYMDCTAIRNGTADLSGTVYFLLCRSMDEDIDQSIVELSDRIPCISIEWLYDTYISGKMENINKYLVKLDFYDHTNMSVRKRKLERKRSIYHNKVLCFSYLSAIENGLSSNDYRDIGALNVYIVNPVYVLAPWAIEEVSCDKERQMYNNISLIDDKQLMLFLSKEECKNNGLGLFAELSLLLDNALENDSRCKRLNIRNIKVYTSPINKTPREEDLLQIPSELIEGQTLINYIKSGKHINTFNLYDLADSITFVEVENLSQYQDEAIEESNRQLHAR; this comes from the exons ATGCCAATATCAACAAACTCTGTCTACAACTCTGTCTTTCTGGAGGACAGAGTATTCTACAATGTTATGGAAGACGGTCTCTGGTATAAGAAGATCATTTGCTTAGTCGGTTTTGATGACACCCTAGAGGAGTGTAAGGCTCTATGTATGCACTTATTAACTTCATTAATTGATAAGGGAGCAAGTGTATTAAAGTACCCAAACAAGAATCTTGATAGTAAACTTTCTAGTGCAATCGACTATTACCTATGCAACTATAGTATGGGATATGATATTAGACCAAAAACTGCTCTAGACTCAAAATTTGTCACTCCGATATGGTTATACTCATGTAGCAGGGATGATACAATCTACAATACTAACACTCTCCCTATCTTCAAAGCAAATCTCACCTTTTATCCTCTCAAATTTGCGTACTCTGGAGTTAAAATATCGGTTTTTGGAGCATCAAGATGCATAACTAGGGATAATACATTTAGGGCTTCAGATTCTGTAACAAGAAGCATAGATTCCCAAATTAGATATCCAAGTTCTTTTCCCGGAAGCTTTGAATCAGGAACAAATTCTGCATCTGTAAGTTCAAGAATTTCCACAGATAACAGAGATGGAATGCCTTCCTCATTCACCAAACCTGCAAAGGTTATAAAATACAACTTGGACACAATTGCAAGATTTATAAGGCATTGTGGGTTCACCTATATGGATTGTACTGCTATAAGAAATGGAACTGCGGATTTGAGTGGAACCGTTTACTTTCTATTGTGCCGTTCCATGGATGAGGATATTGACCAATCTATCGTAGAGTTATCAGACAGAATCCCCTGTATAAGTATAGAATGGCTCTACGATACTTATATTTCTggaaaaatggaaaatataaacaagtATCTAGTTAAACTGGACTTTTATGATCATACTAATATGTCTGtaagaaaaagaaaactAGAAAGGAAACGTAGCATCTATCATAATAAGGTCCTCTGCTTCTCATATCTCTCAGCCATAGAAAATGGGCTTAGTAGTAATGATTACAGAGATATAGGTGCTCTTAACGTATATATCGTGAATCCCGTTTATGTTTTAGCTCCATGGGCTATTGAAGAAGTAAGTTGTGACAAGGAGAGACAAATGTATAATAATATATCCCTAATAGATGATAAGCAATTAATGTTATTTCTTTCCAAAGAAGAGTGTAAGAATAATGGACTTGGGCTTTTTGCGGAACTTTCTTTATTGCTGGATAACGCGCTAGAAAATGATAGCAGATGTAAAAGGCTCAATATCAGAAATATAAAAGTTTACACTTCTCCAATAAACAAAACCCCAAGAGAAGAAGATTTGCTGCAG ATTCCATCCGAGCTTATTGAGGGGCAGACTTTGATAAATTATATTAAGTCTGGAAAACATATAAACACGTTTAATTTGTATGATTTAGCGGATAGTATAACGTTTGTGGAGGTCGAAAATCTCTCTCAGTACCAGGATGAAGCGATAGAAGAATCTAATAGACAGTTGCATGCGAGGTAA
- a CDS encoding hypothetical protein (encoded by transcript BEWA_008730A), which produces MKRKVDDETVHLIGRSAAERQLDRFYNHQRSKMAKKEEEKQSLLSFNKVLPFSDSTSVKEEKQKPGTTNKKSLRDVLEDLSTKHIQQRSKFAKGVQLFTKLAKLYFKESYKTEKDVTYQNFFLVLSAINEVFVREFAGSVPKDMIDAKSALNSLVYGLIIPLIDGTPIDISMPTPTETQDKNGSSDAEPSVKTEISDVDDCQEPTCADPCNLPREYVQYLKYLKMSIGYSSSLWYENDPFKFHNICSELKAIFESILKECNDGYTPENLSQLHTTWRVPGRNELITMELKAFVRTLGVVFTFFQFPWAKSSIEPLYSLIYLKRHIFDETDQTRISEWQSHINANKSKAKKGVRVQRIGESGFQVADARDEKIASIHGSQVWTERQLI; this is translated from the exons atgaaaagaaaagtTGATGATGAAACTGTCCATTTAATCGGCAGATCAGCTGCGGAACGCCAGCTAGATCGATTCTACAACCACCAAAGGTCAAAAATGGCcaaaaaggaagaagaaaaacaATCTCTACTATCTTTTAATAAGGTATTACCGTTTTCAGATTCGACCTCTGTGAAAGAAGAGAAACAAAAGCCTGGAACTACGAATAAAAAAAGTCTTCGGGATGTACTTGAAGATTTATCCACTAAGCACATACAACAAAGGAGTAAATTTGCAAAGGGTGTACAACTGTTCACAAAACTTGCAAAGctatattttaaagagtCATATAAGACTGAAAAGGATGTAACTTATCAGAACTTCTTCCTTGTATTATCCGCAATAAACGAAGTTTTTGTCAGAGAATTTGCAGGATCCGTACCTAAAGACATGATAGATGCTAAAAGTGCTCTAAATAGCCTTGTTTATGGCCTTATAATTCCCCTTATAGATGGAACACCTATAGACATCAGCATGCCCACACCTACAGAAACTCAAGATAAGAACGGATCTTCTGATGCAGAACCGAGTGTTAAAACAGAGATCTCAGATGTAGATGACTGCCAAGAACCTACTTGTGCAGATCCATGCAACCTGCCACGAGAATATGTACAATATTTAaagtatttaaaaatgagcATTGGTTACTCCAGTAGCTTGTGGTACGAAAATGATCCCTTCAAGTTCCACAACATATGCAGTGAATTGAAGGCGATTTTTGAGAGTATTCTAAAGGAATGCAATGACGGATATACCCCTGAAAACTTATCGCAGCTTCACACTACATGGAGAGTTCCTGGTAGAAACGAATTAATAACAATGGAATTAAAGGCTTTCGTAAGAACCCTTGGTGTAGTTtttacattcttccagtttCCATGGGCTAAATCATCCATAGAGCCCCTCTACAGTTTAATTTACCTAAAAAG GcacatttttgatgaaacAGACCAAACTAGAATATCTGAATGGCAATCTCACATTAATGCAAACAAATCTAAAGCCAAGAAAG GAGTACGAGTCCAGAGAATTGGTGAATCCGGCTTCCAAGTTGCTGATGCCAGAGACGAAAAGATTGCAAGCATACATGGATCACAGGTTTGGACGGAACGACAGCTCATATAA